ATGCTGAGAGCTCCATTATCACAGGCTTCTGCACTTGAGCCCAAAAATAACTTTCTGAAAAACAATACTCGATGTCAAGGGATATGAGGAGAACATGCCAGTTGGAACTTTTGCTTATGGAGCTGCCACATTTTTATACATGTAGGCTACACAAACTCACCTTTGGCAGCCTTCACATTAAACTTCAGTCTTCTTAAAGCTTCGTCTGCATTAAAGTCGCACTTAACCAACTCATACAGAGCCTGAAATAcgaataaagaaattacaatatttttaaaaatggcaTACTGAGAAGTATGATGTCAAAGAGTATGCCTCTGTTATAACCTGCCTGTTCATTGTCTTTCACATGAGATCCTTCAGGAATGGCAGTGACACCAGTCTCTTCTCCGGTGCGTTTACAGGCCTCGGTTAAAAACTCCACTACTTGTTCCTCTGGAAGTAACTCGGGTTTCCACAAAAGCTGATCCTCATCTTCATACACTACAGTGAAAGGACACAAAGAAAGAAATGCTTAAGACATATTAAGACAGAAAGCTAAAAAAAAGCTTAATACAGGTACTTGCTGGTACCTTTTTCATTTTCCCTATATTTACACAGGCCCACAGGAGTTTCTGCTTGATACATTGAACCAACCATGATTTCCTgtaaatgacagcagagaaaattGGAAGCATCTGCATATCTAAACATCACATCAGAGTCAAATCTTTCAATGAATGTTACCTTCTTCCAGTCCTCAGATGGAATATATTCTTCATCTTCAGACTCATCCTCGGCATTTCCTAAGAAAAACAAGGTATGTTTGTAATGCCTtgggggccaatcacaccaaacgcgtttatggcagttgcaggtgccttttttgaatgatattctatgggcagggagcgtTTGCACGCTGTTTATGTGCGCCAAACGCCTTgcggttaaaaaaaaaaaggcagtgcgacgcgccttgcgtttccaagcgtttaaagcgcctTTGGTGCCCCTAAGTCTGTATTTGTGAAAGGGACTAGTGACATTCTGCCATATTTAAACATATCATGTTtagtttgtttacatttcaaattCACTAAAAAGCCCAAGATGTTCATTGCTGTGCCTCAATATTTAGTCTCACTTCAGTGCATCACCCACTAGAACTGTTTGGGAGTACTTGATGGATGCGCAATTTTTGCAGACAAAAATATAAGATGATATATAAGGAGATAACATGAcagcattttaatgtaatatttgtttgtgtttgtttattgaaGAAAGCCATAAAAATCTTGAATGGTATGATGGCGTGTAAATTATGAGAGAATTGACATTTTTTTGCGAACTACTGTATTTCTTCAAGCGATCATCTTCCTGTTCTATGAAATAATGTGTTGTTATGATGTTGCAATGAATTGAAAACACAATCTACCTTCTAAATAGATAGATGGCTGAGAGCAGATGAGTTGAGCTGTACTGTGTGAAACACTGCAGGATGGAGGTTCATCACTGGATGACCGAGTGTCCTCATCTTGATCAGAAAGGTCTTGCTTCTCCTCCTCCTGACATCAACATTTACaatgttaaataaaaacatgaatcaATAGAAATGAAAGTacttttttttagatagatcATTACTTTAAGTTTACTGCTGGAGGTATTCTCTGAAGAAACCTCTTCTTGAACATCTCCATCCTCTTCCTCAGGAGAACCACCAGCACTGTAGCCATACAATTTGAGAAGCTCGTGAATGGGCATCTCACCCTCCTACAAAACCATGCAGAGTTCTAGTTAACAATTCATCCGGACTGCTCAAGATAATTTTTTGTCACCATACCGTGTGTTatacaaaaattatataaacaaataacaGGTGGACCTTACCCGAGTGAGATCATCAATTTCAGCACTAAAGTTAGTCTCTCCCTCCAGcttttcttcttcctccacGGTCCGCTCATCATCAAAGTCATGTACGAGCATATCTGCTGTAGGATCAAAGTCCTTGTCCTCATCCTGGCCCTTTGGACCCTCTCCTACTTAAAACAGTCATGATAAATAATacagtataataaaaaaatatatattaaagagTAAATAAAGAAGGCAATATAGGCTACAGTTTAGGGAACAAGAAGCAACGTAAATCAATTTGACAGCTGCAAATAAAActaataaatgaaaaataacatatttacCTTCTATGCCTGGACTAACGTTACTTAAGGGAGgctgaaataataaataaatattattagcATCAAAATTGAATATGTTACGCTTGAAGAACAAAAAATAAGACAATAATAAAAAGCTGATATTATGACATAAGACTTAGTGACTAGTATACAACGATAGGTAAATATGATAACCAGTATATTTTTTAACAGAATGTAACTCGAAGTAACTGGGGAGAGTATTTAATAATTCATGAAGCAATATTAGTGTTTCTGAATAAAATGAGTAACGTTAAAGTGGAGGTGAGTTTGGCGCTCAGGCAACAAGTTAGCAGCTAGCTGCTAAAACATTCAAATTGGGCGCGCTAACCTGTTTACTAATTATTCATGGCTGaacgttaaaaaaaatcacgttacagtgtaaacatttaaaaacaataacggaagttaaattaataaaatattgctGCGATTTTTAATATTCttaatttgttgtgtttctCTCACCTCCGCCATAGTTGCTGTAGATACAGTGAAGCTAGCGATGATGTGTTTTATTTTGCTGTGACTACAAAATAAAccactacaaaataaaagtcccatGACGACCCATACACTTGAAcgaatttaaaaataataataattcgagtagtattaaaaaaaaatggtagtATATAAGAAGAGTCCAGTTGCTTTAAATTTGCCCACAGTTTGGTTGTATTAGACTTTTTCCTAGCATTTACACcgttacataaaaatataaacatttaaaaccaaTATTAAATAATCTGTTTCAGGTTTCAGCAGGTTTTCCATTTTTaaggacatttttacaaattttcTTAACATCTCTAATAAATTTCCTGCTAAATTCCCATTCACTTTTTCCCGCCTTGACAAGAATTGTAGGATTGTTTTGGTTTGCAACTGTGTCCTCAGCTGAAAAGCACACATCTAAACATTATGCAATATCCAATATAGAAAAATAACAGTATgaaaaagtgtttattttattatggtTAACAGTATCaggaaaataattaaaataacatatataaacatCATGGAGTTGAGGTATTTAAAGTTCAAATACACTTGTTTCTCACTGATACAATCACTTTTTGTTGAGCTTTTGCtgacatgaataaaaaaatgagttttgttctgtaagtttttcaaaacttaattaaaataaGGAACAGATTCAAGCAATAAGTACAAGTTGCATTTGCAGTAACAGTAGGTCTTTGAAGAATATCAGTGCCAGAGTAACAAAATCTGAAAATGCACATTATCAGTAAAATGAGAATTTCCAAGCAACAGACTAGAAGTTATACGGATGTGTATAGACATTCATTTAAGAACCTCGAAATACATCCTGGTTTGGTACAAATatataataacatttataacagGCAATAACTGAGAAACCtgtgatgatttttttttttgaccaacATCTGAGATATTTTTctgactatatatatatatttctccaTAGCCATATTTGAGAAAAATTTAAATACTGAAAAGTTCTTGTACCTTGTAATATAATCTTCTTGCAAAAActactaacaaataaaaaactgaCAAAACTTGTAAACTGTTAAAGTGCAATTACTACATTTGTCTTTACAATAAACAAACCATTATTCCATCAATACAAAACAAATGGAGTTACTGCATACTTttctcaacaaaaaaaaatcagaaaatcaGTTATTTCAGGTAAAACGTCTAACTGAACACTTCATAACACTGTGGTGGACGCAAAGAAATACAGTATCTTGCTTGTTTAAAGCTTCTTAtcaaaagattaaaatcatatgtcaaattagttgcGCACACAAACGTTACTATTTTCCACACTTCTCTTGTATCATTCAGGCTGTGAACAAACATTTGTGCAGCTTGTGATGATAAAACTTGATTTCAAGTTGTGTTGTAACACCGTACCAGTACAGTTGCAAAACCATCTGAGCTTCACAGCAAAAAATTTCCCTTtatataattaaaatgaaaacatttgactaaaatctaaaaaaaaagaaactcccataaaaataaatagttttcaTACCAACTAATTAAAAGTACTCTTCAACAGGCAGTACAACAGCTGTGTCAACTGTAACGACAGTCATTATTCCCAATTTGGGGAAACAGCAGCCCAGGGATAACAGTTCATTTTAGGACACAAAACCAGTCCTACATACATTTTAACATGTCCTTCACAGTCATCTCATTTTCACAAAACCACCTCCCTGGGGTGACCTCATTGGCTACTTGTAAAAACTCACAGAGGCAGCTCTGTGCGCATTGAAGCACCGGTCATACAGACACTTTCCCTTTGACCTCCAATTTGTTGCCATTCTCACTCGGTTTGATAGTCTGCTCCTCCGTGAAGGTAATGTACGAGTACACCAGACTGCCAGCAATACTGAGAAAACAAGTAGGGATATTCAAAGCATTAGGTTTAAAACTAAATCCAAGGACGTATTTTTCCTTTTAGGTAAAGGCTTACTTCATACCTGATGTTTAGACCAATAAAGTTAGTCCATGAGAAAATGTAATCCCCCCCGAACACCATTCCAATGTATGTCACTAATATATTCTGCAGAGGGAGATAAGAGATTAATACAGTAAAAAAGGAAGAATAAACAGTGATTTTGCATGTTGGAGATACAAAAATTCTTACTTTCAGGCAGCCGACGATGGTAGTAGTAAGCGCAGAATTATACTGAGTGCAAAGTACAGTGGAGTACATTAAAACGAACctaaaaacatgaaaacataAGTTAGAATAAAGACATGGCTGTTATCTGATATCTAACATTTAATTCTTTCATGTTTATTACAATTTCTTTAAATCATTATACAGCAGGAGACACTATAACATAAATCACTAGAGATGCACTGATATAAAAATGTTCTACCGATACTGATTATTCCTGGTTaaattaacttgcattaactaaattctgaaaactacattttcttcattcatataatgaccattaatattgtACATTAAACTAGTGACTTTTCTTTACAatttctatacacagagctcaaattcattgcattttcctgttctcttttgattgacaatggcctcgtacacactgcaaacttaaggagtgacaaccgcatttgaACAAGACTCGCTCCTGAAactgtgatgattgacacagagataaccATTGCAACGTTCTGCTGTCTCacgtgcttatcactcacagcttttaccaaaataatttaacagcattatgtttCACAATAAACCTGAGTCTTGGCGTATGTGTATTGTACGCAtctgtcttgcagtgttgccaggtcctcgtcttttttgCACTTACATACCGTTTGTGGCTTTTGGCACATtaagtttttggtgttattaaagtgtGAGGGTGCCGgtctcaatattttgatctttaagGTTAAGCATTTGGATTTCTTCTTGGTTTATTATTTGATTTTTCTTGTTCGCCATTTTATTTgtgtgcaagatctggcaacactagtcagcaaacgctTGTGCCTCTGTCACTTTCTGCACCGCACATACAGAAGAATTTctaggcatttatttttttcagaaaagagacctgtcatgtccatgttgcacgtttaaacactttataAACTATTAATTGTTCAGTTAAGTTATGTACACACTAcgcagagtttctgtaaatggggttgtcactacctgcattttgcggGAATTAATTCGGTTGTAGAATGCGGTTGTCAGTCCGGTGAATTACTAAactgtgtgtacagaacaggattaagcattaaaaggtgaagtgacaaccgaattaatatgcagtgtgtaccgGATATACCAATATATATTAGCCGCCAAGACTATCGGTTGTTTTTAAACCATCGGACAATACACAGTAGTAAAAATACAGACCAATACCAATTATTGGTCGACATATATCGGTGCCTCTATATATAagaatataaacatgtaaaaacattcaatatcgatatgaagagctcagatgcaaaagccaccaAATGCCACCTATTTCAATGCTCTCTGCACATATTACACggctcgttggaatgcttgattctgattggccagtcgcaacaTTTGCAACATTTACACGGTAACCAGgatgctgcaaataattttgacagatacagtttaaaacatctttatttaactaaggcctagtcctggatttaGCTAAGCCTtttctgtgaaaccaggcctatatttacaaatgattaaaacaAACAGTGAAATAAACCCCTTCACTGTCGTGGCTTATTTCTGTGATAATAACTGGTTGCCTATACATTACACCTTACTTATTACacgttcatcaaataatttTGCTTTAGATCTGCTTAATCCCAGTCTCACGGCATTTAGAAATACTGATCTGTTGGCAGAATCTGTTAAATGCCACTataatttttcagcaaagtcctctaagagCACATTAGAAGAATTGGATAAACAGTGGCACGAGTATGTCAAGGTGCAGGTGACGTTACCTGacgtaaaaaaagattttcctAATACATTAATCTATTGAATTTTTCAgccttttacatttatttgtgtacTTGGAGGGGGTTTTGCAGTTAAATACAGTCAaattttgttaaataccaatgaaatgaaaaataaggcatttcaattaatGACTAAAAACTATTTCAGTGACATAAAAgtaaaattactgaacctaaccATAAGAGCCTTATAAAattgctcatttacaagaaaacatatcagaCGCACttaagagggttttgcatctgagcccTTCATATTTACCCtttagtttcaatttcaacTCACCCCATTATACAAGAAAGGACAAATTGGCTTAAAAACAGCTTGTCTGACCAACCTTCATAATCAAATGCCTAAAGGGAAAAAGAGGAGGGAGAAAAGTCAAGGAAAACGCAACAATTACCCAGTTAAAAGATCAAACAACCAAGCAATTACACCATATATATGTAATTACCTAAGCTTTACCCTATATAATAATAATCAGTTACTAAACTGGTTGAACAGGGGAATACTTTTAGTCAAAATGTCACAACTTGAGGCATTTGTGACATCTTAATAAAGAGATAagaattaaacatgtttttacttAATAGACGAAAACTATAATCCACGTGTCTAAAAATTAAAGAACTCGCCTAACAAGAACCGTAAGTTCATAAGTCTCTACGCGCACCCTACTAGTTACTGTCCTGTACAATGGCAGCTTTGTGCAGGAGACACACTGGCTCCTGTCCTCAATGATTCCTGGAGCAGCGCCTGCCACATAAACCGGGGCCTTGCTGTGAACATACCAAGCTAAATAAAATGAAGCATTCATGGAGCAGGGCCCTGTCAACCTAACCCTCCAAACAACCGAGCCTTGTGCTCATGTTGCTTTTACAAAGACCAGGATGTAGCGCAGATTTTTTCCTCTCTGCAGAATCTCTTTTTTTCACACCAAAATAACATTTAGGCAAGAACAGGCAGGCTAAGATTTTAAGAGGATTCATAACACAGTCGTTCCAATCGGCTAAAGGTGTGTGCAGGCTTACTGCAGCTGAGCAGATGGTATGTGTCGTTGCCAGATCTTCTATGGATATAAGGTCTTGCTGAAAGATAGACCACTTAGGACTGACTCATATCCTTGGGTAATTTCAGATCTGGTATGCAGCAACATCTCATTTATAACCGCATATTACTACTTAGTCTTGTACTAAAATATCATATTGGATtctaaatataataataataagcccGCTTAGCTTTTCCAtttagaaaatgtatgacagaGTTGACAGTCAAGTATAGTTTCTTAAAGAAACTATATAATGGCACCATATACCGACAAGCGTTTTCTAGTATGTGTCCTGAAAGTCATTCTGCATAAAAACGCTCTTACCTTATCCATGTCTCCGGTGACATGGGCCAAAAGCAGTGTTGGGAGGATCATAAATAAAGCATTGTAATAGAGGAGACCGTATTTGCCCAGCTCCTATAGGTCAGAAAAACAAGACGAGAGATTAATCGGGTACAAAATAGTCATACTGCCCTACTAGTCTCTCTACACTAACTGCTCTCTTGCTGATAGTAAACCAGCTGGCATGCCAGCAACTATGGGAAGGCAAAGTTCTTGCTTCAAGGATTGAGCATAATCTCTAACAGGTTGTACCAGTGTGACTTCCATCTTTCAAGTTGTCGGTGCTTTAGATAAATCTATTTTGGGATAGTTCGCAAGTTTTCATTCACAAAAAGTAATGTATGGTGAtggtcttaaaggaaaacacgtttttttaatattttactatgttcgcACCTCAacataaatgtgttagcatttagcctagccctattcattccttagaatccaaacaggaatgaatttagaaCCCACCAAACAcatgttttccatatttaaagactgtcacatgagtagttacacaagtaagtatgtaATATTGACGGACGTTTaaagcgagagggggagtagccaggagtgatgatgttactgcgtgccaaggtcgaagtgctgcagactaagtgctcttccgcgaTACAATGttgttctcattttttatccttaaaaaaaaaatcaccaagttttattttgtgccaccatgattactcgtgtaactactcatgtaacagtctttaaatagggaaaacgtggaagtgtttggtggcttctaaaatcctccctgtttggatcctaaggaatgaatggggctaggctaaatgctaacacattcatgatgcactgtacaaagattaggtgctcgcattgaaaaaagataggtatgtatacatttgtctaagttgaggtaagaacatagtaaaatataaaaaaaatggtggggttttcctttaaaactaCTAAGATGGATCTTTATCAGAATGCACATGAATAGAACAAATGTGACCTTCTAATCCAAATAATTTGGGCAATGCAAAAAACACTCAAAATAGCAGTCTTGCACTCCAGGAATTTAAATAATGATAATAACTTGAATTTGTTCTGATTCAATGTCAAATGTAGGCAAATAATGTAAATCTGCATGAATATGATAACAAAAGGAAGGAACAGAAGTACGTCACAAATACATGATAAACAATTTATGTTGCAGCAAGGATGCACAAGGTTCATGAAAATCACCATGGGGTGGTTTCTCAGACAtgaattagactagtcctagactaaaatagatGTAAGAGctatccaaactgaaaacaacttgtaatcacatatcttaaaatacatcagtacactttgttttgcctcaaaatgcacacaagtaatgtttttagtaaggcatgtttgttaaaactagttatatttcctaattaaacttaactggtttaagataatccctgtccaggacaTCACCCCCATGTGTTATATACGGTCAATGATTGGTTAAGCTTTAAACTAAGATTCAAAATGGCATTTAGAAAGTATTTTATGTTGCAGAAATAACTATACAGACTTTAGTAATATTTATTGCTAGGTAactttatataataaattattttagtttgGTAAGTTTGGTACTGTTTGGGTCACCACTTATAATGTGTTGTAATGTGGTAATGTTCAATGAAATATCCTAGTTCAGTTCAGTGCAAAACCATTTGAGAACCACTTATGCTGTCTGCTAGATCAAATAAACAGGAACACAGACTGTAACCACTTTTTCAATATATAAAACTAGCATATTACCAGTGATTTAAATACAGACCAGTACAAGAACTGCATAAAAGTGCTTTAAGTGAGCATGAGGAAGAGTTTTTTGCAAGTTAATGACTACACACTCACAGGAAAGCCCCCT
This Paramisgurnus dabryanus chromosome 7, PD_genome_1.1, whole genome shotgun sequence DNA region includes the following protein-coding sequences:
- the mier1a gene encoding mesoderm induction early response protein 1a isoform X3; amino-acid sequence: MAEPPLSNVSPGIEVGEGPKGQDEDKDFDPTADMLVHDFDDERTVEEEEKLEGETNFSAEIDDLTREGEMPIHELLKLYGYSAGGSPEEEDGDVQEEVSSENTSSSKLKEEEKQDLSDQDEDTRSSSDEPPSCSVSHSTAQLICSQPSIYLEGNAEDESEDEEYIPSEDWKKEIMVGSMYQAETPVGLCKYRENEKVYEDEDQLLWKPELLPEEQVVEFLTEACKRTGEETGVTAIPEGSHVKDNEQALYELVKCDFNADEALRRLKFNVKAAKEEMSVWTEEECRGFEQGLKAYGKDFSSIQANKQTKLGKRKYILRPGVSDYMERLLDERESSESSGSASPPPSTSNNSKHTSGTDSGTNTHNGIGRHCTEEALAFDKDDTSQTNGSITCPDISTANKPPHPDPDASSPNAEVTDITVKQKEEEPLERPLKRIRTETEPNSEGAVAHSETI
- the mier1a gene encoding mesoderm induction early response protein 1a isoform X1; amino-acid sequence: MAEPPLSNVSPGIEVGEGPKGQDEDKDFDPTADMLVHDFDDERTVEEEEKLEGETNFSAEIDDLTREGEMPIHELLKLYGYSAGGSPEEEDGDVQEEVSSENTSSSKLKEEEKQDLSDQDEDTRSSSDEPPSCSVSHSTAQLICSQPSIYLEGNAEDESEDEEYIPSEDWKKEIMVGSMYQAETPVGLCKYRENEKVYEDEDQLLWKPELLPEEQVVEFLTEACKRTGEETGVTAIPEGSHVKDNEQALYELVKCDFNADEALRRLKFNVKAAKEEMSVWTEEECRGFEQGLKAYGKDFSSIQANKVRTRSVGECVAFYYMWKKSERYDFFAQQTKLGKRKYILRPGVSDYMERLLDERESSESSGSASPPPSTSNNSKHTSGTDSGTNTHNGIGRHCTEEALAFDKDDTSQTNGSITCPDISTANKPPHPDPDASSPNAEVTDITVKQKEEEPLERPLKRIRTETEPNSEGAVAHSETI
- the mier1a gene encoding mesoderm induction early response protein 1a isoform X2: MAEPPLSNVSPGIEGEGPKGQDEDKDFDPTADMLVHDFDDERTVEEEEKLEGETNFSAEIDDLTREGEMPIHELLKLYGYSAGGSPEEEDGDVQEEVSSENTSSSKLKEEEKQDLSDQDEDTRSSSDEPPSCSVSHSTAQLICSQPSIYLEGNAEDESEDEEYIPSEDWKKEIMVGSMYQAETPVGLCKYRENEKVYEDEDQLLWKPELLPEEQVVEFLTEACKRTGEETGVTAIPEGSHVKDNEQALYELVKCDFNADEALRRLKFNVKAAKEEMSVWTEEECRGFEQGLKAYGKDFSSIQANKVRTRSVGECVAFYYMWKKSERYDFFAQQTKLGKRKYILRPGVSDYMERLLDERESSESSGSASPPPSTSNNSKHTSGTDSGTNTHNGIGRHCTEEALAFDKDDTSQTNGSITCPDISTANKPPHPDPDASSPNAEVTDITVKQKEEEPLERPLKRIRTETEPNSEGAVAHSETI
- the mier1a gene encoding mesoderm induction early response protein 1a isoform X4; its protein translation is MAEPPLSNVSPGIEVGEGPKGQDEDKDFDPTADMLVHDFDDERTVEEEEKLEGETNFSAEIDDLTREGEMPIHELLKLYGYSAGGSPEEEDGDVQEEVSSENTSSSKLKEEEKQDLSDQDEDTRSSSDEPPSCSVSHSTAQLICSQPSIYLEGNAEDESEDEEYIPSEDWKKEIMVGSMYQAETPVGLCKYRENEKVYEDEDQLLWKPELLPEEQVVEFLTEACKRTGEETGVTAIPEGSHVKDNEQALYELVKCDFNADEALRRLKFNVKAAKEEMSVWTEEECRGFEQGLKAYGKDFSSIQANKVRTRSVGECVAFYYMWKKSERYDFFAQQTKLGKRKYILRPGVSDYMERLLDERESSESSGSASPPPSTSNNSKHTSGTDSGTNTHNGRPHQFSYLQISL